The genomic DNA AGATGCTGTCATCCGATACATAAATCGAAAACCTGCAGCTGGTAATGATGCTCCTGGAAGCACATAGTACTTTAGTGAAATTTAGGAGCTGGTGTGCATATATGTATGCATGCGCTTTGTATTAGTGCCCTCTTTGTAGTTTGTATTGAAAGAATTAGTTATTTGTAACTCTTTTAGAATGTTTTTGTGAGAGGAATATTTTCAGGGGTTCATGCTCATTATTCAAACTTGTCCAAGTTCAGTTGGTGGAGATGATTCTGTTCAGTCAGGGTAGGGTAGGGAGTCTATAGTAAGTTGCGCACCCGCCAAGCACTTCTCGGGGAAAACTTGGCTTTTGGCTTCTTAATCTATCAAACTCTGAAGTTCTTTGTATTCAGTGTTCATTTTCTGCTAGATAGGCAAAGAGGGGAAATGCTTGTACTTTTTACTAGCTTGCACTTATTCATCTTTCTATATGTTGTTTCTCATGGCTACCTGTTGATTCCCCAGTTCCGAGCCTGAAAAACACAGCATTTAGATTATGCTGCATATGATTACATGTTTTGCGATGATTAGAGATTCATAATGCAACTGGGGTGAGGTAAAAGCTATCTAGACAATTGCTGCACGAGTACAGCACGAGTACATGTGCAAAGTGCAATTAGCAGCCTATAATTTTTATACTGCTTAAAAGCTATAGTAGATACCAATTTGTCGGTTTTATTTATTCAAGAATTAATTGCACTTTGCAACCTCCATCTttcatttaaaatcaaaataGTATACCTATTTTGTAAAACACAATTTACAACCCTTAACTTTCAATACTAACTTCAACATGCATCCCTTCCGgttataaaattaaaattgagatattaatattaataactaaaattttaaattaataaaatatttattttaattcatattttacATGAAAAAAAATTATACACCCTCACTGCCACTGGATTCTTTACATTGGTGACGGAAGATTGACACACATTTTAAAACTTTCATAAAGTATGGTTgcctaaataattttaaatattttttcttctaaataaaaatataatatttaaatttttatatagaaaaagaaaattctaaaaataaattatagaactatattttattgtAACCTTAATGCGTGCAAGTATGAGTAAAAAATCAGGGAGTAGCTATTTTCATTAGTAATGCTCTAAATTAATCATAATGCTAAATACTTAAAATGTATTTATCAagtaaaatatatgtttttataTATGATCAtaatgtttctaaatatatttatattttaaattcttaaaaattataacgagtaaaatataaaataattgatattaatattatttttataatttgaaattttaacttttagtttaatttaaaaaaaacaaaattattatttaaatattttgctgaaattaaattttatccttcaaaatataaatatttttaacaaaatgTTTAAAAGGATGCATATTGTCTTTGATGTCGAAAATTAGGAGTCGGAAACtgtatttttaaaaataagtataaaattttattattaaataaaaggTAGGGTTTGCAAAAAATTAATCTTTATTCAAAGATGTTCCCTGTTTCTGTATCCTCACCGACACTCCCCTAAGATTTCTATAATCTCTATACTGCTTAAAAATTATAGATACTAGTTTATTTGTTATATTTCTTCCAAGATATTCCCTGTTGTTTCTGTATCCGTTACACACTCCCGAATTTCGCAAGATCATGCTAGCTTGTTTTTCTGCCAAGGGTTGTGTTCAGCAGCCCATCTCCAACTCaaatttaaatttgtattttaatattattttaaatttatatttaacgataaatatgaaaataatgtaactTTTACAccattttgatataaattttactTAAAATAGTGTAATACCTGCTCTCATTTAAAACCCAATTTTTAGTGTTTGGGTTTTGTCGTTTTTGTTGCATTTGAATGACTGTCTTTCTTGAGCCGGACCCCCGGATTCTACAGCCATACAAATATCAATTTGTGGGTGTGTAACACGATTTCTGCGACTTTCCCTTGTCAGATTCAAACAAACAGATGAGTTGACGTTGATATTATTTGTTTAGTTTGAGATCGGTTTTGAGTATTTGTTTGTACAGGATGTGAGGTTCCAGGAAATCTTGATCCAGTCTCCTTTACATTTTCTCCTATGTTTCCTTTACAGCAGCTTGTGTTTGCATACTAAACACACGTAACCACTCTAAACATTACTTTCATTTAAATACCAATATTATTTgctaattgaataattaattttttgACCAGTTATATATAACTAATTAGTTTGAAGATTGTACTACCTAGAAACGCGTCTTTATGCGATTATATGCATAAAAAACCAATTATTTTTTTCATACAACACGGTCGAATACGCTGGTTGGGGGATTAAAAACAAGTGTATATCTGAATTAACTTTGATTCATTTATGGAGGTTCTGTAAATCGCTTCAAGAGTAAGAATGAGTTAAATCACGATGATAAACTGTGTGCAGGCACTGTCACCAAAGTCCTAGCTAATACAAAGTCTTCATAATATACATCTACAATTTACTTGAACACTGTGATTTGTAATATTAAACTCTGGATCTAAACTCTCCTAACCACCCTAACTTTCAGTCCACCAGCCATATGACCTGTTAACAAAGGAACAAAGACCGGTTGGTCCGAACAAACCGGCTTTATCACGAACCGTCTCAAAACCGACGCAACCACATACTTCATCTGTATGAAAGCCATTTCTTTCCCTAAACATACTCTCGGACCGGCTTGGAAAACCGGAAATTTATAAGGACTCACCATTTTTAAACCGCCCGATTCATCATCGAACCACCGGTCCGGCCTAAACTCCAACCTATCTTTTCCCCATAACTCCTCCATTCTCCCCATTCCATAGGGAAAATAAGTCACTCTATTCCCCTTGTGCACCACCGTCCCGTCAGGCAAAACGTCGTCGTTAGCAGCGTGTTTCGAGTCCCAAACCACCGGTGGATACAGCCTCATTGATTCACAAATGCATGCTTTCATGTAATTCATTTCCTTCAGGTTATCAAATACTAATTCCTGACTTGATGAAGTTATTTCATTTAACAGCTCATTTTCGACATCTTCATTCTTCGAAATCAACCAGAACAACCACGTCATTGCTGAAGAGGTCGTGTCACGTCCCGCCATTAGAAAACTAATCACCATGTCTCTAACCATTTGATCATCATATCCACCTGACAATAGTCTCCACAGAAGATTATTTTCGCTATCTTCATCGCGATTttgcttcattttattttttttcagcTGAATGATCTCATCAACCGCATCATGTACCACTGCCACAGCCTCTTTAAGCTTCCTTTCCGATCCGACATTCAACGCTCTTTTCAATTTCCACAGCGCATTCACCGGCGCAGCAGCACGCATGGCACTGATCATCGAGGCATTGTCGAAAGCATTATCCAACGGAGCAGCCTCAGAAGAGTCCAGATGAGACGGATCAAACCCTAACGCAACTTTACAAATAGTATCAAACGCAAAGCTTTTCAAAACCTGTTGAAAATCCAACACCTCATCATTCATAGACGCGTTCTCAAGTACCGGCAACAATCTGTTCTCCACTTCATCTTCCAAAACTTTAACAACGAACTCTCGTAAAGATCTCGCGCTAAACTCGTGACTCGCAAACTTACGTTGCGAGTGCCACACCTCTCCATCAACATTAAAAATTCCGAACCCCAGAAAATCACCTAAATATTCCGTAAACGCCTTTCCCTTGGGAAAATTACTAAATTTGGTTTTTAAAATGTACTCCACATTATCAGGATTAGCGGTAATAATAGTACGTCGCGCGCCAAAGCGTTTTAAAATGATAGTTTGTGAATGCGACTGGGAGAGGAGATCAGTGTACCAATGAATAAGCCGATATCGATTTTTGGAGAAGGAAATAAGGCTGCCGATGACAGGATAGGATTTCGGATTATCGAAAGAGAAGAAAAATGTGAGGAGGAATGAAAGTAGCATGAGGCACAGGGAGAGACAGAGGAGCAAAGAGAGAAACATTGTTAGAACATAGAATGAATGAGAGAAGAAGATTTTAGGAGACGTTGAATTTATAATAATTCAAAGTGTTTTTGTGTTGGGGGTATTATTATATAATTGTGATGTTATGGATGTCCCGCGTAGATGTACGTGTTTAAGGGGGGTAATGTGCTGTTGGAGCAAAGGGGCCATAACGTAGCTACCAAATTTAGATTTTGAATAAATTATTGGTTTTGTTCTTTGATTAGTACAATACATAATGTGGTTGGCGGTCACATATTGGAAAGTGATTTTTTATGTTTAAAGTCCACCTATTTTAATCCATTTAGTTCTTTTATGGAATTTTGACTAAACATGTATTTCTAGAATAGGATGAGGATATTTTGAGAAATATTAGAGTCCTGAGGGCtcatttgttaaatctgaacaaaattataataatctcaatagtaataaataagattgtttgataaaattatttaaatttctgAATGATAACATTAACCTGTTTGTGGTTGAGTGGTTGATAATATTCGATAATTCTTTTTATTGAAAGttgtttaaattaaaatatatataattaaaatatttttttgataaGCTAAAATTTTATCATTTTGTAATAATTAGCCAACTTTAAAAACTAGACTGTAAATAAGTACAATTACTAATAATTTTTAGATAATACAAcatattaaaaatgaaaatatttttttaaatatatatatatatatatgttttttttcAAGAGCGAACCATTTTTATACCTTGGTtctattataaaattttatcaaatttattGCTAACGTAGAAtgataattatatatttaaatataataaaaaatttaacaattgaaatttgaaaaaaaaatgattttaaatttgattctattGTATAATAATTTTGGATAACTGTGATTTTACTACAAAACCATTTTAAACAATTTCATCAAAttacaataatttttaaataaaaaaattgtgcaatttatcattaattaggtaattaaaatttataactatatatgatgaaaaatgaaataaactaTATATTTATAGTTTTAAATAATAGTTCATCTCTATATAAAAAGTAATGCATGTATTGACATCCCTAATATATATAAGCTTCAAAGAAAGTTTACGTATTTTtctattttaattcaaataattatacatttaattattttttattcattcataattaatttaaattaaacttTTATCTTCTGAATACAAAACatgaaatttaaaattttacaaaCTCTTTTATTCACAAAATTCACTACATGTGTTTGTATACTATTAAGAGGACAAggaaattatttttttaataaaagatgAATAATATTAAGTAAAATGACAAAATATAAAATTGTTACATTGAGAATTGAAAGAAGGTGACATAAATATAATTTGACTGGTTCAGTGAAAATTTAGAAGCTCAGTCCATGCATTGCACGGGTTTTAACctaatatattttaatatctaaaaagttactaatttaaatgagtattatgatgaTATTTGATTATTACTGTCAACTAACTTTAATGTTATATTCAAGTTCACTGTATATtagtataataattatttattaaattttattatatttaattgataaatgaCATGTTATTTGAACACACCTTTTAACAAAAAAAACATTCCTATAGATATGATTAGGGGAGTCTTGACAGGTACCGTAGTGTTTAACGGAAATGGTCTTGCAGAAAGTTCAATTCAAAACTTGTACAATTGAGTTATAAGTGGTGATTTGTTGCAATCAATCCAGATCAACATCTACTGTCTTTCATACCCCTAGCTAATCTATTCCAATCAAGTATGTACGTTGCAGTTGCATGTTTGAAACAAATTCACTTTGATGGTTATAAAGTTTGTATTTACAAAATGACCAAGTAAAATAAGACGCACATATAAACACGTGCACAATCTGTTAGGGAAACGCATATGAAACACGTGAGGAAAATGTGGAAGGACGACTGATTCTACACAACATATGTGGGCAATAATATAGCCTGTTATGTCTGCGGCTGGTGACTCTTTCTTGGGTCGACGAATCAAAACAAGTGGAACTGAATGGCCCCTTAAGGGGGCCCTTCGTGCTTGCTGCTGGTATAAGCAAATTTGTAGACTTGTACTAGACCCCCAGGCACCAGTTGTGAGTTGCAAGTTGCAACCACAGCTATCACGTGGGAAACCAATACACACTGTTCACCTATCTTCCACATATCACGT from Apium graveolens cultivar Ventura chromosome 5, ASM990537v1, whole genome shotgun sequence includes the following:
- the LOC141723786 gene encoding cytochrome P450 94B3-like, translating into MFLSLLLCLSLCLMLLSFLLTFFFSFDNPKSYPVIGSLISFSKNRYRLIHWYTDLLSQSHSQTIILKRFGARRTIITANPDNVEYILKTKFSNFPKGKAFTEYLGDFLGFGIFNVDGEVWHSQRKFASHEFSARSLREFVVKVLEDEVENRLLPVLENASMNDEVLDFQQVLKSFAFDTICKVALGFDPSHLDSSEAAPLDNAFDNASMISAMRAAAPVNALWKLKRALNVGSERKLKEAVAVVHDAVDEIIQLKKNKMKQNRDEDSENNLLWRLLSGGYDDQMVRDMVISFLMAGRDTTSSAMTWLFWLISKNEDVENELLNEITSSSQELVFDNLKEMNYMKACICESMRLYPPVVWDSKHAANDDVLPDGTVVHKGNRVTYFPYGMGRMEELWGKDRLEFRPDRWFDDESGGLKMVSPYKFPVFQAGPRVCLGKEMAFIQMKYVVASVLRRFVIKPVCSDQPVFVPLLTGHMAGGLKVRVVRRV